The following coding sequences lie in one Desmodus rotundus isolate HL8 chromosome 1, HLdesRot8A.1, whole genome shotgun sequence genomic window:
- the NIPSNAP3A gene encoding protein NipSnap homolog 3A: protein MLVLCSVLTRALAARSLTPQVCLSFATGPRQCDGTFYEFRTYYLKPSKMNEFLENFKKNVHLRTAHSELVGYWSVEFGGRMNKVFHIWKYDNYAHRTEVRKALAKDKEWQEQFLIPNLALIDKQESEISYLVPWCKLEKPPKEGVYELVTFQMKPGGPALWGDAFKRAITAHVNLGYSKLVGVFHTEYGTLNRVHALWWNENADNRAAGRHQSHEDPRVVAAVRESVNYLVSQQNMLLIPTSFSPLK from the exons ATGCTTGTTCTCTGCAGTGTACTGACCAGGGCTCTGGCCGCGCGGTCCTTGACGCCTCAG GTGTGCTTATCTTTTGCCACAGGACCTAGACAATGCGATGGAACATTCTATGAATTCCGTACCTATTATCTTAAGCCTTCAAAGATGAATGAGTTtctggaaaattttaagaaaaatgtgcaCCTTCGGACAGCTCACTCTGAACTGGTTGGATACTGGAGTGTTGAATTTGGAGGCAGAATGAATAAAGTGTTTCATATTTGGAAGTATG ATAATTATGCGCATCGAACTGAAGTTCGGAAAGCCTTAGCCAAAGATAAGGAATGGCAGGAACAATTTCTCATTCCAAATTTGGCTCTTATTGATAAACAAGAGAGTGAGATTAGCTATCTGGTGCCGTGGTGCAAATTAGAAAAGCCTCCAAAGGAAG GAGTCTACGAACTGGTCACTTTCCAGATGAAACCAGGTGGGCCCGCTCTGTGGGGAGATGCCTTTAAAAGGGCAATCACTGCCCATGTCAATCTAGGCTACTCAAAACTAGTCGGAGTTTTCCACACCGAATACGGAACACTCAACAGAG TTCATGCTCTCTGGTGGAATGAGAATGCAGACAACCGTGCCGCTGGGAGACACCAGTCTCATGAGGACCCCAGGGTCGTGGCTGCTG ttcGGGAAAGTGTCAATTACCTAGTGTCTCAGCAGAATATGCTTCTGATTCCTACATCATTTTCACCATTGAAATAG